In a single window of the Actinomycetota bacterium genome:
- a CDS encoding 8-oxo-dGTP diphosphatase, producing the protein MPYTPIVGTLCYVWDRANDRILLVHRTGRPDDEQFGKWNGLGGKLERDEDVAGCMRRELAEEAGIAVTSMELRGTISWPGFGPNGEDWLGFVFLVDHWTGTPHSANPEGPLEWVPRPRLLAACSEDPVERESAELDMWEGDRFFLPLVFDSDRRSFHGVMPYEEGRPVGWHYERP; encoded by the coding sequence ATGCCCTACACGCCGATCGTCGGGACTCTCTGCTACGTCTGGGATCGCGCGAACGACCGAATTCTCTTGGTGCACCGCACGGGTCGCCCCGACGACGAGCAGTTCGGAAAGTGGAACGGGCTCGGCGGCAAGCTCGAGCGTGACGAGGACGTCGCCGGCTGCATGCGCCGGGAGTTGGCCGAGGAGGCGGGGATCGCGGTCACGTCGATGGAGTTGCGCGGCACGATCTCGTGGCCCGGCTTCGGACCGAACGGCGAGGACTGGCTCGGCTTCGTGTTCCTCGTCGACCACTGGACCGGCACACCCCATTCGGCGAACCCGGAGGGGCCGCTCGAGTGGGTGCCCCGCCCACGCCTGCTCGCCGCGTGCAGCGAAGATCCCGTGGAGCGCGAGTCGGCCGAGCTCGACATGTGGGAGGGCGATCGTTTCTTCCTGCCGCTGGTGTTCGACTCCGACCGCCGCTCGTTCCACGGGGTGATGCCCTACGAGGAAGGCCGCCCCGTCGGCTGGCACTACGAGCGCCCGTGA
- a CDS encoding phytanoyl-CoA dioxygenase family protein: protein MSSPTPAELEGRSLRALAAAPDSAVSAYARDGAVLLRGLLTDAEVEQLRRGIDFDIAHPSWRAKVASRDDDPGKFFEDFCTWQENPAFEHIIFHSPLAATAARLMRSTTVRLFHDHVLVKEPGTQQRTPWHQDEPYYNVEGAQNISFWIPVDPVPRESTLEFVAGSHRGPWMMPRSFLDDEAKWFPEGSLAELPDIDADRGAFDILGWDLEVGDAVAFNMLTLHAAGGVPGAQRRRVFGVRLLGDDMVHAPRPWKTSPEFPGLADQLAPGVPMEHRLFPLLWPG, encoded by the coding sequence ATGTCGTCGCCCACTCCCGCCGAGTTGGAGGGCCGGTCGTTGCGGGCTCTGGCCGCTGCACCGGACTCTGCCGTCAGCGCGTACGCGCGCGACGGCGCGGTTCTGCTGCGTGGCCTGCTCACCGACGCCGAGGTCGAACAGCTGCGGCGCGGCATCGACTTCGACATCGCCCATCCGAGTTGGCGGGCGAAGGTGGCGAGCAGGGACGACGACCCGGGCAAGTTCTTCGAGGACTTCTGTACGTGGCAGGAGAACCCGGCCTTCGAGCACATCATCTTCCATTCGCCGCTCGCGGCGACGGCGGCGCGCTTGATGCGCAGCACCACGGTGCGCCTGTTCCACGACCATGTGCTCGTGAAGGAGCCGGGCACGCAGCAGCGCACGCCCTGGCACCAGGACGAGCCGTACTACAACGTCGAGGGGGCGCAGAACATCAGCTTCTGGATCCCCGTCGACCCCGTGCCGCGCGAGTCGACGCTCGAGTTCGTCGCCGGGTCACACCGCGGCCCGTGGATGATGCCCCGATCGTTCCTCGACGACGAGGCGAAGTGGTTCCCCGAGGGAAGCCTGGCCGAACTGCCCGACATCGACGCCGATCGCGGCGCGTTCGACATCCTCGGCTGGGATCTCGAAGTCGGCGACGCGGTCGCCTTCAACATGTTGACCCTCCACGCCGCCGGTGGCGTCCCCGGGGCGCAGCGCCGACGTGTGTTCGGCGTCCGCCTGCTCGGCGACGACATGGTGCACGCGCCGCGTCCGTGGAAGACCTCACCGGAGTTCCCCGGCCTCGCCGACCAGCTTGCCCCAGGGGTGCCGATGGAGCATCGGTTGTTCCCGCTGCTCTGGCCGGGCTGA
- a CDS encoding carotenoid oxygenase family protein translates to MATTVTNRYLEGNYAPVTEEVTAFDLDVIGELPEELLGRYLRNGPNPLGVADPATHHWFLGDGMVHGIRLRSGRAEWYRNRYVGSTRLSETRGMPDIEGRNWNSSPFGPNTNVGGFAGTTWAIVEAGGCPVELDYELETVGRNDFYGTLPGAFTAHPKVDPDTAELHAVAYSWQEWMDHVQYIVVGTDGRVRRTVDIALPGMTMLHDMSLTRRFAIVYDQPCTVDFDLAFAGRFPFRWNPDYGNRLGLLPREGDADEITWVDAPLCYSFHPLNAYDTEDGKVVVDLCVYDTMFAAEILGPFGDGVGRLERWVVDHAERTCSVTVVDERSNEFPRHRGSLTGKEHRYGYCASPSVTPGEGWPTLKHDLARGSSEVFDHGPGRAGGEPVFVGREGSTVEDDGWLMTFVHDLPQGRAEFVVLDAQDFGRGYVARVPLPQRVPFGFHGNWVSDRAVPPA, encoded by the coding sequence ATGGCCACGACCGTCACCAACCGCTACCTGGAGGGCAACTACGCCCCGGTCACGGAGGAGGTCACCGCATTCGACCTCGACGTGATCGGTGAGCTGCCCGAGGAACTTCTCGGGCGCTACCTGCGCAACGGCCCCAACCCGCTCGGCGTCGCCGATCCGGCGACACACCACTGGTTCCTCGGTGACGGCATGGTGCACGGCATCCGCCTGCGTTCCGGGCGCGCCGAGTGGTACCGCAACCGCTACGTGGGTTCGACCCGGCTGAGCGAGACGCGCGGTATGCCCGACATCGAGGGCCGCAACTGGAACTCGAGCCCGTTCGGCCCGAACACCAACGTCGGCGGCTTCGCCGGCACGACGTGGGCGATCGTCGAGGCCGGCGGGTGCCCGGTAGAGCTCGACTACGAGTTGGAGACCGTCGGCCGCAACGACTTCTACGGGACGCTCCCCGGCGCGTTCACTGCCCATCCCAAGGTCGACCCCGACACCGCCGAGTTGCACGCCGTGGCCTACTCCTGGCAGGAGTGGATGGATCACGTGCAGTACATCGTCGTCGGCACCGACGGGCGGGTGAGGCGAACGGTCGACATCGCCCTGCCGGGGATGACGATGCTGCACGACATGTCGCTGACGCGACGCTTCGCCATCGTGTACGACCAGCCGTGCACGGTCGACTTCGACCTCGCGTTCGCCGGGCGCTTCCCGTTCCGCTGGAACCCCGACTACGGCAACCGCCTCGGCCTGTTGCCGCGCGAGGGCGACGCCGACGAGATCACGTGGGTGGACGCCCCGCTCTGCTACTCGTTCCATCCGCTGAACGCCTACGACACCGAAGACGGCAAGGTGGTCGTCGACCTGTGCGTGTACGACACGATGTTCGCCGCCGAGATCCTCGGCCCGTTCGGCGACGGCGTGGGCCGGCTCGAGCGCTGGGTCGTCGACCACGCCGAGCGAACCTGCTCGGTCACCGTGGTCGACGAGCGGTCGAACGAGTTCCCCCGCCACCGCGGCTCGCTGACCGGCAAGGAGCACAGGTACGGCTACTGCGCGTCGCCGTCGGTGACGCCGGGCGAGGGGTGGCCGACCCTGAAGCACGACCTGGCGCGAGGCTCGAGCGAGGTGTTCGACCACGGACCGGGCCGCGCCGGCGGTGAGCCGGTGTTCGTCGGGCGCGAGGGGTCCACGGTCGAAGACGACGGCTGGCTGATGACGTTCGTGCACGATCTCCCGCAGGGAAGGGCCGAGTTCGTGGTCCTCGACGCGCAGGACTTCGGGCGCGGATACGTGGCGCGCGTACCACTGCCCCAGCGAGTGCCGTTCGGGTTCCACGGCAACTGGGTGAGCGACCGCGCCGTCCCTCCTGCCTGA
- a CDS encoding phosphoadenylyl-sulfate reductase, which yields MTVPIRFMEYVRISEEVRVTRFAATVAIDADRLAGRFETWSARDVVAWGLGTFAGRICVAASMADTVLVHLATTVDPDVEVVFLDTGFHFSETIVTLRRAHARYGFDLRVERPDPQAPDLFAAGTEACCAARKRTLLDRALAGKDAWMTGLRRSEADTRRATPVISVDGRGLVKLAPLATWSDDDVDRYVAEHDLVVNPLSSEGYPSIGCWPCTEPVVDGEDARAGRWRGTAKTECGLHL from the coding sequence ATGACTGTTCCGATCAGATTTATGGAATATGTCAGGATTTCCGAGGAGGTCCGCGTGACGAGATTCGCCGCCACGGTTGCCATCGACGCCGACCGCCTCGCCGGTCGGTTCGAGACGTGGTCGGCCCGCGACGTCGTCGCGTGGGGCCTCGGGACCTTCGCGGGACGGATCTGCGTCGCGGCGTCGATGGCCGACACGGTGCTCGTCCACCTCGCGACGACGGTCGATCCCGACGTCGAGGTGGTGTTCCTCGACACCGGCTTTCACTTCTCCGAGACCATCGTCACCCTCCGCCGGGCCCATGCCCGCTACGGGTTCGACCTGCGCGTGGAGCGGCCCGACCCCCAAGCGCCCGACCTGTTCGCGGCCGGCACGGAGGCGTGCTGCGCGGCCCGCAAGAGGACCTTGCTCGACCGGGCGCTGGCCGGCAAGGACGCCTGGATGACGGGCCTGCGCCGCAGCGAGGCGGACACCCGGCGCGCCACGCCGGTGATCTCGGTCGACGGCCGCGGCCTCGTGAAGCTGGCTCCGCTCGCCACATGGAGCGACGACGACGTCGATCGCTACGTGGCCGAGCACGACCTGGTGGTGAACCCGCTCTCGTCCGAGGGCTATCCCTCGATCGGCTGCTGGCCCTGCACGGAGCCGGTCGTGGACGGCGAGGACGCTCGGGCGGGTCGCTGGCGGGGCACCGCCAAGACCGAGTGCGGGCTGCACCTGTAG
- a CDS encoding bifunctional precorrin-2 dehydrogenase/sirohydrochlorin ferrochelatase, with protein MDELVKDELVTDELVKDERPASAPKYPVNLDVDGVACLVVGGGEVAARKVAGLLGCGAAVTVVAPDAVAELRENPRVRWHRRGYRRGEVASYRLAISATGDPDVDAQVSNDARAVGVPVNVADVPALCTFTLPSILRRGDLQIAVSSAGRSPAFASWVRNRIEANLPAHLVDVLELLAETRRGMLAAGRPTEHRGWFIALDGGLVDLVAEGRTADARSLLREALELEEAS; from the coding sequence ATGGACGAACTCGTGAAGGACGAACTGGTGACGGACGAACTGGTGAAGGACGAACGCCCCGCCAGCGCACCGAAGTACCCGGTGAACCTCGACGTCGACGGCGTCGCCTGCCTCGTCGTCGGTGGCGGTGAGGTGGCCGCACGCAAGGTGGCCGGCCTGCTCGGCTGCGGGGCCGCGGTCACCGTCGTCGCGCCCGACGCCGTCGCCGAGCTGCGCGAGAACCCGCGGGTCCGCTGGCACCGCAGGGGCTACCGGCGCGGCGAGGTGGCCTCGTACCGGCTGGCCATCTCGGCCACCGGTGACCCCGACGTAGACGCGCAGGTGTCGAACGACGCCCGCGCCGTCGGCGTGCCGGTGAACGTCGCCGACGTACCCGCCCTCTGCACGTTCACCCTGCCCTCCATCCTGCGCCGCGGCGACCTGCAGATCGCGGTGTCCAGTGCGGGGCGCAGCCCGGCCTTCGCCTCGTGGGTGCGCAACCGGATAGAGGCGAACCTGCCGGCGCACCTCGTCGACGTGCTCGAGCTGCTGGCGGAGACCCGCCGGGGGATGCTGGCGGCCGGTCGGCCGACGGAACACCGGGGCTGGTTCATCGCCCTCGACGGCGGCCTCGTCGACCTGGTCGCCGAGGGCCGGACCGCCGATGCGAGGTCGCTGCTGCGCGAGGCGCTGGAGCTGGAGGAGGCGTCGTGA
- the cobA gene encoding uroporphyrinogen-III C-methyltransferase: MTVYLVGAGPGDPGLLTLRGAELLGRCDVVVHDRLVSDEILAMVPPWAERLDVGKVPSAGDTQAAINDLLVDRANRFECVVRLKGGDPHVFGRGGEELAALRAAGIDAIVVPGVSSAVAAPAAAGIPLTSRHASSGFTVVTAHQDPANDQVLDWGALARLGTTLVVLMGAARARSIALRLIAGGMAADTPVAVVTDATLATQREQRMTLGELGTEPVESPSVIVVGAVAALDLRPHLLALTEDAR, from the coding sequence GTGACCGTCTACCTGGTCGGAGCGGGCCCGGGTGACCCGGGTCTGCTCACGCTGCGCGGGGCCGAGTTGCTGGGGCGTTGCGACGTCGTCGTCCACGACCGGCTCGTGTCCGACGAGATCCTCGCGATGGTGCCGCCTTGGGCCGAGCGCCTCGACGTCGGCAAGGTGCCGAGTGCGGGCGACACCCAGGCGGCGATCAACGACCTGCTCGTCGACCGCGCCAACAGGTTCGAATGCGTGGTGCGACTGAAGGGCGGAGACCCGCACGTGTTCGGACGCGGCGGGGAAGAGCTCGCTGCCTTGCGCGCCGCCGGCATCGATGCGATCGTCGTGCCCGGTGTGTCGTCGGCTGTGGCCGCGCCGGCGGCGGCGGGGATCCCGCTGACCTCGCGGCACGCTTCGAGCGGCTTCACGGTGGTCACCGCCCACCAGGACCCGGCCAACGACCAGGTGCTCGACTGGGGGGCGCTCGCCCGGCTCGGGACCACGCTCGTCGTGTTGATGGGCGCTGCCCGGGCGCGGTCGATCGCGCTGCGCCTGATCGCCGGCGGGATGGCCGCCGACACCCCGGTCGCCGTCGTCACCGATGCCACCTTGGCCACCCAGCGCGAGCAGCGCATGACGCTCGGCGAGCTCGGCACCGAGCCCGTCGAGAGCCCATCGGTGATCGTCGTCGGCGCGGTGGCCGCGCTCGATCTGCGCCCACACCTTCTCGCACTGACGGAGGACGCCAGATGA
- a CDS encoding nitrite/sulfite reductase yields MNPVLHDRVLAPSEPEIEADAAKFERMLADFRAGRIDDDVFRTFRLANGIYGQRQGGENHMVRVKAPYGSATPEQLEMLAHIAEAHSRGWGHITTRQNVQFHFVQLDEIPTVMRKLGSVGLTTREACGDTVRNVQGCHLAGACPYEVLDITQWAEAAFRHFLRNPLGQRLPRKFKINFSGCATDCGQAMFNDVGVVATTRLRDDGTVEAGFRVYVAGGLGANPHPALAVEEFTSRADLLATIEAVLRVFEQTGNRENRIRARMKWVVDTLGIDEVRRRVLAARRHLPASSSWPEGIPAEVLAFGDEPAGAGAGASTPIGQGTPVTLSRKDDYSRWVDANVVRGVANGTVSAYAWAELGDVTPEQFRGLAALQRELGATVRLTNRQNIVFRGLAEDQLAVLYERLRSLAMSRPGAELVRDVVSCPGADTCNLSITQSRGLAKAIGDRLEEEGLAEVGGLRVNISGCMNSCGQHHVADIGFFGAERRAHGRTAPGYQMLLGGFVGEEQAHFGDKALRLPARNAPEAVVRVVRRFAAERVAAESFRDWMDRAGGARAIAVGLADLDHFPSPEEAPEYYVDFDEAAPFEVVLGQSECA; encoded by the coding sequence ATGAACCCCGTGCTACACGACAGAGTCCTCGCGCCGAGCGAGCCAGAGATCGAGGCCGACGCGGCCAAGTTCGAACGGATGCTCGCCGACTTCCGCGCCGGGCGCATCGACGACGACGTCTTCCGCACGTTCCGCCTGGCGAACGGCATCTACGGCCAGCGCCAGGGCGGCGAGAACCACATGGTCCGGGTGAAGGCTCCCTACGGCAGCGCCACCCCGGAGCAGCTGGAGATGCTGGCCCACATCGCCGAGGCGCACTCGCGCGGCTGGGGGCACATCACCACCCGCCAGAACGTGCAGTTCCACTTCGTGCAGCTCGACGAGATCCCGACCGTCATGCGCAAGCTCGGGTCGGTGGGCCTGACCACCCGGGAGGCTTGTGGGGACACGGTGCGCAACGTGCAGGGCTGCCATCTGGCCGGGGCTTGCCCGTACGAGGTGCTCGACATCACCCAGTGGGCCGAGGCCGCGTTCCGCCACTTCCTGCGCAACCCGCTCGGCCAGCGTCTGCCGCGGAAGTTCAAGATCAACTTCTCCGGCTGTGCGACGGACTGCGGGCAGGCGATGTTCAACGACGTCGGCGTCGTCGCCACGACGCGTCTGCGTGACGACGGCACGGTCGAAGCGGGTTTCCGTGTCTATGTCGCCGGTGGACTCGGTGCCAACCCCCATCCGGCGCTGGCCGTCGAGGAGTTCACGAGCCGCGCAGACCTGCTGGCGACGATCGAGGCCGTGCTGCGCGTGTTCGAGCAGACGGGCAACCGCGAGAACCGGATCCGGGCCCGCATGAAGTGGGTCGTCGACACGCTCGGCATCGACGAGGTGCGCCGCCGCGTGCTGGCCGCGCGCCGTCACCTGCCGGCGTCGTCGTCGTGGCCGGAAGGGATCCCGGCCGAGGTGCTGGCCTTCGGCGACGAGCCGGCGGGCGCCGGCGCAGGTGCCTCCACGCCGATCGGGCAGGGCACCCCGGTGACGCTCAGCCGCAAGGACGACTACTCGCGCTGGGTCGACGCCAACGTGGTGCGCGGCGTGGCGAACGGCACCGTCTCCGCGTACGCCTGGGCCGAGCTCGGTGACGTCACGCCCGAGCAGTTCCGCGGGCTCGCCGCGCTCCAGCGTGAGCTCGGGGCCACCGTGCGCCTGACGAACCGCCAGAACATCGTCTTCCGGGGACTCGCCGAGGACCAGCTGGCGGTCCTGTACGAGCGCCTGCGGTCGTTGGCGATGAGCCGCCCCGGTGCCGAGCTGGTCCGTGACGTCGTGTCGTGCCCTGGGGCGGACACCTGCAACCTGTCGATCACCCAGTCCCGCGGCCTGGCCAAGGCGATCGGTGACCGGTTGGAGGAGGAGGGTCTGGCCGAGGTGGGCGGGCTGCGCGTCAACATCTCCGGCTGCATGAACTCGTGTGGGCAGCACCACGTGGCCGACATCGGCTTCTTCGGCGCCGAGCGTCGTGCCCACGGCCGCACCGCACCCGGCTACCAGATGCTGCTCGGTGGTTTCGTCGGTGAGGAGCAGGCCCACTTCGGCGACAAGGCGCTGCGCCTACCGGCGCGCAACGCCCCCGAGGCAGTCGTGCGCGTCGTGCGCCGCTTCGCCGCGGAGCGCGTCGCGGCGGAGTCGTTCCGCGACTGGATGGACAGGGCCGGCGGCGCGAGAGCAATCGCCGTGGGGCTGGCCGACCTCGACCACTTCCCGAGCCCGGAGGAGGCGCCGGAGTACTACGTCGACTTCGACGAGGCGGCCCCGTTCGAGGTGGTGCTCGGCCAGAGTGAGTGTGCGTGA
- a CDS encoding DUF4202 domain-containing protein — protein sequence MNARAAVLAVIDAANAADPNTVEWEGRRRPRAQLQGELASAWLARLRGDASDALAYAVRAHHIRRWTVERDDYPAGRSGYLRWRHALKQVHADALGEVLAPLGLPAASVGRARQLVSRAGLGTDPEAQTVEDCACLVFLQTQYAELLERIVDDDRAEVIVRKTLAKMSPAAIALAGEVPVGDRGAALLARSTALP from the coding sequence GTGAACGCACGCGCCGCGGTCCTCGCCGTGATCGACGCTGCGAACGCGGCCGACCCGAACACCGTGGAATGGGAGGGCCGGCGCCGGCCGCGTGCGCAGCTGCAGGGTGAGCTGGCCTCGGCATGGCTGGCGCGGCTGCGCGGCGACGCATCCGACGCCCTGGCATACGCGGTGCGTGCCCATCACATCCGTCGCTGGACCGTCGAGCGCGACGACTACCCGGCGGGGCGCAGCGGGTACCTGCGCTGGCGCCACGCTCTGAAGCAGGTGCACGCCGACGCGCTCGGCGAGGTGCTCGCGCCGCTCGGGCTGCCCGCCGCGTCGGTCGGCCGGGCTCGCCAGCTGGTGTCGCGGGCTGGCCTGGGAACCGACCCCGAGGCACAGACGGTGGAGGACTGCGCCTGCTTGGTCTTCCTGCAGACCCAGTACGCCGAGCTGTTGGAGCGGATCGTCGACGACGACCGGGCCGAGGTCATCGTGCGCAAGACCCTCGCCAAGATGAGCCCAGCCGCAATCGCGCTGGCCGGCGAGGTGCCCGTCGGCGACCGGGGGGCGGCACTGCTCGCCCGCTCAACCGCCCTGCCCTAG
- a CDS encoding MATE family efflux transporter has product MRGPGLSLPSWRLDDLDRRILAIAVPALGSLLVEPLYVLTDTAIVGRLGETPLAGLALAAVVLNTLVWVFNFLSYGTTVRVAVRRGRGDRAGGAVDALQALWLSIAIGSGVAMLVAFGAHAFASLLGDDPAAIDAATTYLRISAIGLPLHFVTIASIGYLYGLPDTKRPFYVAIAANVLNLVVELVLVFGLDLGIAGSAWGTVLAQAVAGVVMLAIVVPRLRADGLHRLSVDRSVMWEVLKVGGHLVQRTGFLLLALAMSTYAASAVGTDALAGHQVALQLFLFLAIGVDMFKVAGTALVGHALGAQDEAQAVDVVEHMYGWGWRSGVVLTGAALVLAPVLPAVFSPDASVQDAATVAMLGLGAMQLPGAFTFVLDGVLMGANDFANLRWQTTMAFAVSLPVFVAVRLWPSLGLPAVWAGLLLWICTRAAFNNRRVRSRRWIASAAGVR; this is encoded by the coding sequence GCTGGCGCCTCGACGACCTCGACCGCCGCATCCTCGCCATCGCGGTCCCCGCGCTCGGCTCCTTGCTGGTCGAGCCGCTGTACGTGCTGACGGACACCGCGATCGTCGGCCGGCTCGGCGAGACCCCGCTCGCCGGGCTGGCGCTGGCCGCGGTCGTGCTCAACACCCTCGTGTGGGTGTTCAACTTCTTGTCGTACGGCACCACCGTGCGCGTCGCCGTCCGCCGCGGACGTGGCGACCGGGCCGGCGGCGCCGTCGACGCACTGCAGGCGTTGTGGTTGTCGATCGCGATCGGCAGCGGGGTCGCGATGCTCGTCGCGTTCGGCGCCCATGCCTTCGCGTCGCTGCTCGGCGACGACCCTGCCGCCATCGACGCGGCCACGACCTACCTGCGCATCAGCGCGATCGGCCTGCCCCTGCACTTCGTCACCATCGCCTCGATCGGGTACCTGTACGGCCTCCCGGACACCAAGCGGCCGTTCTACGTCGCCATCGCGGCGAACGTGCTCAACCTGGTCGTCGAGCTCGTGCTGGTGTTCGGCCTCGACCTCGGCATCGCCGGCAGTGCCTGGGGCACCGTGCTCGCGCAGGCCGTCGCCGGGGTGGTGATGCTCGCGATCGTCGTCCCCCGCCTGCGGGCCGACGGCCTCCACCGGCTGAGCGTGGACCGCTCCGTGATGTGGGAGGTGCTGAAGGTCGGCGGGCACCTGGTGCAGCGCACCGGCTTCTTGCTCCTCGCGCTCGCGATGTCAACCTACGCCGCCTCCGCGGTGGGCACCGACGCGCTCGCCGGCCACCAGGTGGCGCTACAGCTCTTCCTCTTCCTCGCGATCGGCGTCGACATGTTCAAGGTTGCGGGCACCGCGCTCGTCGGGCATGCGCTCGGCGCGCAGGACGAGGCGCAGGCCGTGGACGTCGTCGAGCACATGTACGGCTGGGGATGGCGCTCGGGAGTGGTCCTCACCGGCGCCGCGCTCGTCCTCGCGCCGGTGCTGCCGGCGGTGTTCTCGCCCGATGCCAGCGTGCAGGACGCGGCCACCGTCGCCATGCTCGGGCTGGGGGCGATGCAGCTCCCTGGTGCCTTCACGTTCGTACTGGACGGTGTGCTCATGGGGGCGAACGACTTCGCGAACCTGCGCTGGCAGACGACGATGGCGTTCGCCGTGTCGCTTCCCGTGTTCGTCGCCGTGCGCTTGTGGCCATCGCTCGGCCTGCCGGCGGTGTGGGCCGGGCTGCTGCTGTGGATCTGCACTCGCGCGGCGTTCAACAACCGTCGGGTCCGCAGCCGGCGGTGGATCGCGAGCGCGGCCGGAGTGAGGTGA